One Abyssisolibacter fermentans DNA window includes the following coding sequences:
- a CDS encoding helix-turn-helix domain-containing protein, giving the protein GAADKYQIKYALVYQWVQKYKKDSVKGLEHKKRGPKTKSIVDENSLSEIEKLKLELEKERKLREHAELTVEILKKKEELEKKLRSRK; this is encoded by the coding sequence AGGTGCTGCTGATAAATATCAGATTAAATACGCTCTTGTTTATCAATGGGTACAAAAATACAAGAAGGATAGTGTTAAAGGGCTAGAGCATAAAAAACGTGGACCAAAAACCAAATCTATAGTTGATGAAAACTCTTTAAGTGAAATAGAGAAACTTAAGTTAGAATTAGAGAAAGAAAGAAAACTTCGAGAGCATGCGGAATTAACAGTTGAAATCCTTAAAAAAAAAGAAGAATTGGAAAAGAAGCTTCGCTCACGAAAGTAA